The window CGACAAAGGAAATCCACCTTGATCTGCATCGGATAACCCAGCCAGCCAAAGATATCGATGTTATCCCAGCCTTCCTTGTTATCCCCGCGCGGCGGATAGTAGTTAATCCGAACCTTGTGGTAGAGATCCTTGTATAAGTCGGGATATAACTCCGGCTGCAGAATGTAATCCAGCACGCCGAGCTTCGACTCTTCCTTGGTCTTGAACGACTCAGGATCGTCCAGCACCTCGCCATCCCGATTGCCAAGGATGTTCGTCGAATACCACCCCGAAACACCCAGCATGCGAGCCTTAAACGCCGGCGCCAGCACGGTCTTGATAAACGTCTGCCCGGTCTTGAAGTCCTTGCCCGTAATCGGCGCGCCATACAGCTTCGACAGCTCCACCATCACCGGCAGATCGACCGTCAGATTCGGCGCGCCATTCGCGAACGGAACGCCTTCCTTCAACGCGGCATAGGCATAAATCTGTGAGGGAGCAATCGACGGATCGTTGTCCACAAGGCCCTTTTCAAAGGCAGCGATGGATTGATGCACCGCAGTCGGTTCCAGGAAAATCTCCGTCGATCCTGCCCAAAGCACAACGACGCGATCCACCGTCTTCTTGAAGGTCTGGATATCCGCAATCACCTGCATAGCCAGATCGCACTTGTGCTTTCCCTTCTTGACATGCGTTCCATGCAGCCGCTTCACATAGTGCTGGTCAAAGACCGCCGGCATGGGTTTGATCGCTTCCAGAAACGGCTTGATCTGGGCCAAATGGTCACTGTCCAGCACCTTCGCGTGAGCGGCAGCTTCGTAAACATTGTCCTCAAAAATATCCCAGCCCGTGAAGACAATATCGTCAAGGTCGGCAAGCGGAACGAAATCCTTGATGAGCGGTGATTTCGCGTCCGTTCGTTTGCCAAGACGAATCGTGCCCATCTGCGTCAGCGAGCCAATCGGCTTCGCCAATCCCTTGCGAACCGCCTCAACACCCGCGATCAGCGTAGTGGCCACGGCTCCCATGCCGACCACCATCACTCCAAGCTTGCCCTTCGCGGGCGCAATATCAGCGGTCTTGTGGCCGCCTTCCCGATGTACTGACATGTATTTCTGAACCTTCCCTTCTATTGTTCCGTCTCAACGCTGAGACCATCTCCAGATGCGGGTGTCCCATCCTTGCCGTGCTTTTGCGGCAAGGGTGGGATACCACTTACGCTGCATTCAATTCCCGGCCGCGTTTCTTCCAGTGCGTCCAGACAAACCATAGGATTCCGGCGACCAGCAAAAGTTCCACAACCAGGTGGAACCGGTGAAACCACTCATGAAACCTGGGATCGGTATTCCATCGGTCGCCAAGCTGCTTGCCCACATAAGCCAGCGCAAAACACCACGGCCACGACCCAACAAACGTGTAAATGTGAAATCGAAGCTGCGGCATCCGCGCTATGCCCGCCGGAAAGGCAATAAACGTCCGCACCACCGGCAACAACCGGCCCAGCAGCACCGTGATCGATCCGTATTTCTCGAAGAACAAATGCATCCGGTCCAGGTCATGCGCGCTCATCAAAACATACTTGCCATAGCGCAAAACCAGCGGCCTGCCGCCCCACGCGCCAATCCAGTAAGCGACAACCGACCCAAGGTTGCAGCCAATCGCGCCGGCCGTAGCAACCCAGATCAGGCCCATCCACGCATCACCCCCGCCAAATCGCCCGGTTGAAACCAGGTACCCGGCAAACGGCATGATGATCTCCGATGGAAGGGGAATGCACGCGGACTCAATCCCCATCAGCAGGGCCACACCCGCGTACCCGGTGGAAGAGATCGTCCAGATGACGAACTGCACAATGCTGGCAAGGATGTGTTCTGTCACAGAGCATCAGTATAAATGCCCACACCGGGCCAGCCGCGTTTGACCAAAACCAGTGCATCGGGAATAGAATGCACGGCAACTTCCCCATCGATCAAAACTATTTCTCGAAAGGGGGCATCGCATGCCCAGTTACCTCTTGCAACTCGCCTACACCGCTGAAGCAATGGCCGTCATGGTCAAACGCCCGCAAAACCGCGCCGAAGCGGTGAAAAAGCCGCTTGAGAAACTCGGCGGTTCCATGACCGGATTCTGGCTCGCATTCGGCGAATACGACGCCGTAGGCATCATCGAAATGCCGGACAACCTGAGTGCCGCGGCCTTCGCCATGGCCCTATCGGCGGGCGGAGCTTGCAGGAGTCTGAAAACCACCCCTCTCATCGGCATTGAAGAGGGACTGGCCGCGATGGAGAAGGCCGGAACCAGCGGCTACAAACCCGCTACCGCAAAAAAATAACCCCGCATTTACGAAATGCCCCCACAAATGCGCTTCAATGGAAACGCAACGAGACGTTCTGCGCCCCGAGATTTCCGATCCTCTCTCTCGCTACCCGGCCCGAACCCTGAACCCTGAATACTGTTCCCTGCTTCTAACAGTAAGCTAGTAACAGAAAGGGCATCTACCTTGGCTGAATCTCCCGCAGTTCCCCTCACTCTCGAAGGCTCTAGCCTGTTGCATCAGGTATTCCGCTTCAACTGGAAGGGCTGGCGTGCGCTCTCCGCCGCCGAAAAGGAGCGGATCAGTGCCGCCGCCATCAACTCACTCAAGAATCTGGCGCAAGGCCCCGGAGAAGGCTCTCAGACCGCGCTATTTTCACTCGTCGGTCACAAAGGCGACCTGATGCTGATACACGTGCGCGACTCCGTCGAAGCGCTGAACCGCGTGGAATTGCAGCTTGCCCATACCGAACTCTGCGACTACCTGGAACAAACCTATTCCTACCTATCCGTCGTCGAGCTGGGACTGTACGAATCCTCCGCGAAAACCTACAGCGCCCTCGCGGCGCGCGACATCCAGCCCCACTCGCCGGAATGGAACGCCGCGATCAAGGAAACCCTCGACCGGCAGGCCGCAGCCATGACCTCGCGCCTGCACCCGGCAATTCCGGAAACCACCTACGCCTGCTTCTACCCCATGGACCGCAAGCGCGATGAAGAGGTGAACTGGTACACCGAGCCCATGGCCGAGCGCCAGCGCATGATGCACGAGCACGGCATGATCGGCAGACGCTACGCGGACGAAGTCCGCCAGATCATCACCGGATCAATCGGACTGGATGATTGGGAATGGGGCGTAGACCTCTTCGCCAACGACCCCGTCGTCTTCAAGAAACTTATCTACGAGATGCGCTTCGACGAAGTCAGCGCCAAATACGCACTATTCGGCAGCTTCTACGTAGGCACCCGCCTTCCCGCCGAAAAGCTAACCAACTGGCTCTCCGGAACCCACGCGTAGCGTCAACAACAGCTTGTCGTCCTCAGCGAAAGATCTGCTTCTCAAACGATCGCACCACCACGAATCTGGGTGCCCCATCCATGACACAGCTTCATCGTGTCATGGGTGGGACACCACAAATGCCCACCGAACATGGCACAATAAACCCCATGCCGCCGACTCCCGCCAAGAAAAAGCCCGCAAAATCCCCAGCAAAGAAATCCCCCAGCAAAAAGCGCTCCGCAGCCGCTGAACTACCCAAGCGCAAACCCGCCCGCCGCGATCTCGACCCCGAGCGCATTGAAT is drawn from Acidicapsa acidisoli and contains these coding sequences:
- a CDS encoding inositol-3-phosphate synthase, producing MSVHREGGHKTADIAPAKGKLGVMVVGMGAVATTLIAGVEAVRKGLAKPIGSLTQMGTIRLGKRTDAKSPLIKDFVPLADLDDIVFTGWDIFEDNVYEAAAHAKVLDSDHLAQIKPFLEAIKPMPAVFDQHYVKRLHGTHVKKGKHKCDLAMQVIADIQTFKKTVDRVVVLWAGSTEIFLEPTAVHQSIAAFEKGLVDNDPSIAPSQIYAYAALKEGVPFANGAPNLTVDLPVMVELSKLYGAPITGKDFKTGQTFIKTVLAPAFKARMLGVSGWYSTNILGNRDGEVLDDPESFKTKEESKLGVLDYILQPELYPDLYKDLYHKVRINYYPPRGDNKEGWDNIDIFGWLGYPMQIKVDFLCRDSILAAPIALDLVLFLDLAQRTPQLANIGIQEWLSFYWKSPQTAPDLYPEHDLFIQSMKLKNTLRHIMGEDLITHLGLEYYD
- a CDS encoding DedA family protein, which translates into the protein MTEHILASIVQFVIWTISSTGYAGVALLMGIESACIPLPSEIIMPFAGYLVSTGRFGGGDAWMGLIWVATAGAIGCNLGSVVAYWIGAWGGRPLVLRYGKYVLMSAHDLDRMHLFFEKYGSITVLLGRLLPVVRTFIAFPAGIARMPQLRFHIYTFVGSWPWCFALAYVGKQLGDRWNTDPRFHEWFHRFHLVVELLLVAGILWFVWTHWKKRGRELNAA
- the hemQ gene encoding hydrogen peroxide-dependent heme synthase, with amino-acid sequence MAESPAVPLTLEGSSLLHQVFRFNWKGWRALSAAEKERISAAAINSLKNLAQGPGEGSQTALFSLVGHKGDLMLIHVRDSVEALNRVELQLAHTELCDYLEQTYSYLSVVELGLYESSAKTYSALAARDIQPHSPEWNAAIKETLDRQAAAMTSRLHPAIPETTYACFYPMDRKRDEEVNWYTEPMAERQRMMHEHGMIGRRYADEVRQIITGSIGLDDWEWGVDLFANDPVVFKKLIYEMRFDEVSAKYALFGSFYVGTRLPAEKLTNWLSGTHA
- a CDS encoding GYD domain-containing protein is translated as MPSYLLQLAYTAEAMAVMVKRPQNRAEAVKKPLEKLGGSMTGFWLAFGEYDAVGIIEMPDNLSAAAFAMALSAGGACRSLKTTPLIGIEEGLAAMEKAGTSGYKPATAKK